One genomic window of Metopolophium dirhodum isolate CAU chromosome 4, ASM1992520v1, whole genome shotgun sequence includes the following:
- the LOC132942333 gene encoding cAMP-regulated phosphoprotein 19-B gives MADQNPNEIQNPEFCKPKDPKDVEKAQEECMKKQYQMKSNWPPVSGHSALLQKRLAKGQKFFDSGDYQMARQAGNGNKLINNRPVQQVLGFGTGDTIPTPETVPARKTSIIQPKFNSSSTPSSTT, from the exons ATGGCCGATCAAAATCCAAATGAGATTCAAAATCCAGAATTTTGTAAACCCAAG GACCCCAAAGATGTTGAAAAAGCTCAAGAAGAGTGTATGAAAAAACAATATCAAATGAAGTCAAATTGGCCTCCAGTCAGTGGTCATTCTGCTCTCCTTCAAAAACGTTTAGCCAAAGGG CAAAAATTTTTTGACTCCGGTGATTATCAAATGGCCAGGCAGGCGGGTAATggtaataaattgattaataatcGCCCTGTGCAACAAGTATTGGGTTTTGGTACTGGGGATACCATACCGACACCAGAAACTGTTCCGGCACGCAAGACTTCTATTATTCAGCCAAAATTCAACTCAAGTTCCACTCCATCATCTACCACGTGA